A genomic region of Azospirillum sp. TSH58 contains the following coding sequences:
- a CDS encoding GntR family transcriptional regulator, producing the protein MADSAGALAPQWDNGFSGGSNRAADRAYRFIREGILASRWPPGAHLREQELAELTGVSRTPVREALRRLSADGLLQLVPNLGAKVNAWTIQDLDEIFGLRATLESQVAGLAASRAEPHHLAELASLCDAMEAVVGDGEAVDFSRITPLNDRFHGLLIDIAGDRRLGQMIRQVVEMPLVLRTFARYSRRDLARSMNHHREIVEALTARDGEWASSVMRAHVRAGRAVFTVPKTE; encoded by the coding sequence ATGGCGGACAGCGCCGGGGCTCTGGCGCCCCAATGGGACAACGGCTTTAGCGGCGGCTCCAACCGCGCCGCCGACCGCGCCTACCGCTTCATCCGCGAGGGCATCCTGGCCAGCCGCTGGCCGCCGGGCGCCCATCTGCGCGAGCAGGAGCTGGCCGAGCTGACCGGGGTCAGCCGCACCCCCGTGCGCGAGGCGCTGCGCCGGCTGTCCGCCGACGGGCTGCTGCAGCTCGTGCCCAACCTCGGCGCCAAGGTGAACGCCTGGACGATCCAGGATCTGGACGAGATTTTCGGGCTGCGCGCGACGCTGGAAAGCCAGGTGGCCGGCCTCGCCGCCAGCCGCGCGGAGCCGCACCACCTGGCGGAACTGGCCTCCCTGTGCGACGCGATGGAGGCGGTGGTGGGGGACGGCGAGGCGGTGGATTTCTCCCGCATCACGCCGCTGAACGACCGCTTCCACGGCCTTCTGATCGACATCGCCGGGGATCGGCGCCTGGGCCAGATGATCCGGCAGGTGGTGGAGATGCCGCTGGTGCTGCGGACCTTCGCCCGCTACAGCCGGCGCGACCTCGCCCGCAGCATGAACCACCATCGCGAGATCGTCGAAGCCCTGACCGCCCGCGATGGGGAATGGGCCTCGTCGGTGATGCGCGCGCATGTGCGCGCCGGGCGGGCCGTCTTCACGGTGCCGAAAACCGAGTGA
- the leuD gene encoding 3-isopropylmalate dehydratase small subunit, with the protein MPEPINRITGIAAPLPRANVDTDAIIPKAHLLTIHRSGLGAGLFSEWRFDDDGRERPDFVLNQTPWREATILLAGENFGCGSSREHAVWSLMDFGIRCVIAPSFASIFHENCQKNGLAAVTLDEAALAHLVACAQATPSGSRPAAATTVDIEACRVTAPDGREFPFTMEAARRQALLEGLDEIGASLRHDDAMAAFEARDRARRPWIHALPTA; encoded by the coding sequence ATGCCGGAACCGATCAACCGCATCACCGGGATCGCCGCACCGCTGCCGCGCGCCAACGTCGACACCGACGCGATCATCCCCAAGGCCCATCTGCTGACCATCCACCGCAGCGGGCTGGGCGCCGGCCTCTTCTCCGAATGGCGGTTCGACGACGACGGCCGGGAACGGCCGGACTTCGTCCTCAACCAGACCCCCTGGCGGGAGGCGACGATTCTGCTGGCCGGCGAGAATTTCGGCTGCGGCTCGTCGCGCGAACACGCGGTGTGGAGCCTGATGGACTTCGGCATCCGCTGCGTGATCGCGCCGAGCTTCGCCAGCATCTTCCATGAGAATTGCCAGAAGAACGGTCTGGCCGCCGTGACTTTGGACGAGGCCGCGCTCGCTCATCTGGTCGCTTGCGCCCAGGCGACGCCCTCAGGTTCAAGGCCGGCCGCCGCCACGACGGTGGACATCGAGGCTTGCCGCGTCACCGCCCCGGACGGGCGGGAGTTCCCCTTCACGATGGAGGCGGCGCGGCGGCAGGCGCTTCTGGAAGGGCTGGACGAGATCGGGGCCAGCCTGCGCCATGACGACGCCATGGCGGCGTTCGAGGCGCGCGACCGGGCGCGGCGCCCGTGGATTCACGCCCTGCCTACCGCCTGA
- a CDS encoding GlxA family transcriptional regulator, with amino-acid sequence MLTPRPDMPDALDREALNRDALDRDASCASDPRLRIGFVLLDQFTLTAFSGLIDAVRLAADLGGRSRQIDASWTVMSVGGQPRRSSCGVLVTPNSDLLAPAPFDYVAVCGGNDYRNEVPGSVTAYLRTVAAQRVRLLGICTGTFAIARAGLVGTRRVCVHWNVLDTFRERFPTANASVDHLFIDEGDLITCAGSTAAIDLGLYLVGRHCGGQKARQAVRHMMLQDIRPGALPQAHFYANLDGVTDARVRQATHFIEQRLDSPPSVEAIARYVGVSARQLERSFQAALGISPSAFQRRLRLDYGRWLLEHTRRTITEIAFDCGFADAAHFSRDFKTQFGEMPSRARKGKGGGA; translated from the coding sequence ATGCTGACGCCCAGACCCGACATGCCGGACGCCCTTGACCGCGAAGCCCTTAACCGCGACGCCCTCGACCGCGACGCCTCCTGCGCGTCCGATCCCCGTTTGCGCATCGGCTTCGTGCTTCTCGACCAGTTCACGCTGACCGCCTTCTCCGGGTTGATCGACGCGGTGCGGCTCGCCGCCGACCTCGGGGGACGCAGCCGGCAGATCGACGCGAGCTGGACGGTGATGAGCGTCGGCGGGCAGCCGCGCCGGTCGAGCTGCGGCGTGCTGGTGACGCCCAACAGCGACCTGCTCGCCCCGGCGCCCTTCGATTACGTGGCGGTGTGCGGCGGCAACGATTACCGGAACGAGGTGCCGGGGTCGGTCACCGCCTATCTGCGCACCGTGGCGGCGCAGCGGGTGCGGCTTCTCGGCATCTGCACCGGCACCTTCGCCATCGCGCGCGCCGGTCTCGTCGGCACGCGCCGCGTCTGCGTCCACTGGAACGTGCTGGACACCTTCCGCGAGCGCTTCCCGACCGCCAACGCCTCGGTGGACCATCTGTTCATCGACGAGGGCGACCTGATCACCTGCGCTGGATCGACGGCGGCCATCGACCTCGGCCTCTACCTCGTCGGGCGGCACTGCGGCGGGCAGAAGGCGCGGCAGGCCGTCCGCCACATGATGCTGCAGGACATCCGCCCCGGCGCGCTGCCGCAGGCCCATTTCTACGCCAACCTCGACGGCGTGACCGACGCCCGCGTCCGTCAGGCGACCCATTTCATCGAGCAGCGGCTGGACTCCCCGCCCTCCGTCGAGGCCATCGCCCGCTACGTCGGGGTCAGCGCCCGGCAGCTCGAACGCTCCTTCCAGGCGGCGCTGGGGATCTCGCCGTCGGCTTTCCAGCGCCGGCTGCGGCTGGATTACGGGCGCTGGCTGCTGGAGCACACGCGCCGGACGATCACCGAGATCGCCTTCGACTGCGGCTTCGCCGACGCCGCCCATTTCTCCCGCGATTTCAAGACCCAGTTCGGCGAGATGCCCAGCCGGGCGCGCAAGGGCAAGGGCGGCGGGGCGTGA
- the leuC gene encoding 3-isopropylmalate dehydratase large subunit codes for MTTPRSIIDKIWDQHVVADLGDGRVLLHIDRHMLHEVTSPQAYAGLAAAGRRLRRPDLTFATADHIVSTENGRTDDTVPGGPEMIRALRANAEATGVALFDLGDVRQGIVHVIAPELGIALPGATLVCGDSHTSTVGALGAMAWGIGTSEVEHVMATQTAILRRPPTMRITVGGTRPAGVSAKDMVLKLIATIGTAGATSYGVEYAGPAIRALSMEERMTVCNMSVELGARFGLIAPDEVTFAYLKGRPFAPAGDLWEPAVAAWRALASDPGARFDAEIELDVSSLTPQVSWGTSPQDCIGVGDTVPDPEREADPKRRQAMRRALDYIGLEPGTPIRDLPVDMVFIGSCTNSRIEDLRAAAAVLKGRRVAAGLRALVVPGSGQVRRQAEAEGLDRVFTAAGFEWREPGCSMCAGMNADRVPPGKRCVATSNRNFEGRQGPGARTHLASPATAAAAAVAGRIVDVRSLEAHSLEGSA; via the coding sequence ATGACCACGCCGCGTTCCATCATCGACAAGATCTGGGACCAGCACGTCGTCGCCGATCTGGGCGACGGGCGGGTGCTGCTCCACATCGACCGCCACATGCTGCACGAGGTCACCAGCCCGCAGGCCTACGCCGGGCTGGCCGCCGCCGGGCGCCGGCTGCGCCGCCCCGACCTGACCTTCGCGACGGCGGACCACATCGTCTCGACCGAGAACGGCCGCACCGACGACACGGTGCCGGGCGGGCCGGAGATGATCCGCGCCCTGCGCGCCAACGCCGAGGCCACCGGCGTCGCGCTGTTCGACCTGGGCGACGTGCGCCAGGGCATCGTGCATGTGATCGCGCCGGAACTGGGGATCGCCCTGCCGGGCGCCACCCTGGTCTGCGGCGACAGCCACACCAGCACGGTCGGCGCGCTGGGCGCCATGGCCTGGGGCATCGGCACGTCGGAGGTCGAGCATGTCATGGCGACGCAGACGGCGATCCTGCGCCGCCCGCCCACCATGCGCATCACCGTCGGCGGCACCCGCCCGGCGGGCGTGTCGGCCAAAGACATGGTGCTGAAGCTGATCGCCACCATCGGCACCGCCGGGGCGACGAGCTACGGCGTCGAATACGCCGGCCCGGCCATCCGCGCGCTTTCCATGGAGGAGCGGATGACCGTCTGCAACATGTCGGTGGAGCTGGGCGCGCGTTTCGGCCTGATCGCCCCCGACGAGGTCACCTTCGCCTATCTGAAAGGGCGGCCCTTCGCCCCGGCGGGCGATCTGTGGGAGCCGGCGGTGGCGGCGTGGCGCGCCCTGGCGAGCGATCCCGGCGCCCGCTTCGACGCCGAGATCGAGCTGGACGTCTCCAGCCTCACGCCGCAGGTGTCCTGGGGCACCAGCCCGCAGGACTGCATCGGCGTCGGCGACACCGTTCCCGATCCGGAGCGCGAGGCCGACCCCAAACGCCGTCAGGCGATGCGCCGCGCGCTGGACTACATCGGGTTGGAGCCGGGGACGCCGATCCGCGACCTGCCGGTGGACATGGTCTTCATCGGCTCCTGCACCAACAGCCGCATTGAGGATCTGAGGGCCGCAGCCGCCGTGCTGAAGGGACGGCGGGTAGCCGCCGGCCTGCGCGCGCTCGTCGTGCCCGGCTCCGGGCAGGTGCGCCGACAGGCCGAGGCGGAGGGGCTGGACCGCGTGTTCACCGCCGCCGGCTTCGAATGGCGGGAGCCGGGCTGTTCGATGTGCGCCGGCATGAACGCCGACCGGGTGCCGCCGGGCAAGCGCTGCGTCGCCACCTCGAACCGCAATTTCGAAGGGCGCCAGGGGCCGGGCGCGCGCACCCACCTCGCCAGCCCCGCCACCGCGGCGGCGGCGGCCGTTGCCGGGCGCATCGTCGATGTCCGCAGTCTGGAAGCCCACAGCCTGGAAGGGAGCGCCTGA
- a CDS encoding proline racemase family protein — protein MRMQDAFDVLYTHTEGEPLCIIHSGIPYPAGSSILEKRQFLETHYDWLREALMREPRGHKDMFGVFLTPPSGPDYDAGLIYIDGTQYSHMCGHGTIAVAMAMVANGLVRRGENGRTTIRFETTAGLVVAEVAHEGDRVLWTKFENVPAYVAAQDVEFELPEIGPLKADIVWGGNYFGIIDLTGTSLRIGAENGTALSHYGILAREQLRQKVAIQHPASAHINNFNFVTFWHEPTIEGAFYKNVHVFSAGQLDRSPGGTGTSAMMAMFEARGKMAIGDTIRSEGLLGTGTFEGSLLGETRLNGVRAVRPTVKGTASILGTARWVIDRNDPVGAGFLVA, from the coding sequence ATGCGCATGCAAGACGCATTCGATGTCCTGTACACCCACACCGAGGGCGAGCCGCTCTGCATCATCCACAGCGGCATCCCCTATCCGGCCGGTTCCAGCATCCTGGAGAAGCGCCAGTTCCTGGAGACCCATTACGACTGGCTGCGCGAAGCCCTGATGCGCGAGCCGCGCGGCCACAAGGACATGTTCGGCGTCTTCCTGACCCCGCCGTCCGGCCCGGACTACGACGCCGGCCTGATCTACATCGACGGCACCCAGTATTCGCACATGTGCGGCCACGGCACGATCGCCGTCGCCATGGCGATGGTCGCCAACGGCCTCGTCCGCCGCGGCGAGAACGGGCGCACCACCATCCGCTTCGAGACCACCGCCGGCCTCGTCGTCGCCGAGGTGGCGCATGAGGGCGACCGGGTGCTGTGGACCAAGTTCGAGAACGTCCCGGCCTACGTCGCCGCTCAGGACGTGGAGTTCGAGCTGCCGGAGATCGGCCCGCTGAAGGCCGACATCGTGTGGGGCGGCAACTACTTCGGCATCATCGACCTGACCGGCACCTCGCTGCGCATCGGGGCGGAGAACGGCACCGCCCTGTCGCATTACGGCATCCTGGCGCGCGAGCAGCTCCGCCAGAAGGTGGCGATCCAGCACCCGGCGTCGGCGCACATCAACAATTTCAACTTCGTAACCTTCTGGCACGAGCCGACCATCGAGGGCGCCTTCTACAAGAACGTCCACGTCTTCAGCGCCGGCCAGCTCGACCGCTCGCCGGGCGGCACCGGCACCAGCGCGATGATGGCGATGTTCGAGGCGCGCGGGAAGATGGCGATCGGCGACACCATCCGCTCCGAGGGCCTGCTCGGCACCGGCACCTTCGAGGGCAGCCTGCTTGGCGAGACCCGGCTGAACGGCGTGCGCGCCGTGCGCCCGACCGTCAAGGGCACGGCCAGCATCCTCGGCACCGCCCGCTGGGTCATCGACCGCAACGATCCGGTCGGCGCCGGCTTCCTGGTCGCCTGA
- a CDS encoding ABC transporter ATP-binding protein yields the protein MSATPKPDALLSIRSIDKHFGTYHALRDVSLDVAHGEFVALLGPSGCGKTTLLRCIAGFLSPDSGAIRIGGEDVTRLPPHRRPLNTVFQHYALFPHLNILDNVAYGPRRHGVARGEALERAREALELVGLDSAAGRFPRELSGGQQQRVALARAFVNRPKLLLLDEPLSALDLKLRKRMQIELKHLQEKLGIAFVFVTHDQEEAMSMANRIVVMNRGVIEQVGDGRAIYTRPASRFVADFIGEANLLPGTAEGDAGVRLAVGSALLPHLGADTRQRYTAVLRPEHVELLSQPEAPGLITDQGFVEDVIDTGGQTVVTVRVGEHLLASRRLGMAGEGLNPGAPVFVGFRPGHVHIIAEPASHRSGP from the coding sequence ATGTCCGCGACGCCCAAGCCCGACGCCCTGCTCTCCATCCGCTCCATCGACAAGCATTTCGGCACATACCATGCGCTGAGGGACGTGTCGCTGGACGTGGCCCATGGCGAGTTCGTCGCCCTGCTGGGGCCGAGCGGCTGCGGCAAGACGACCCTGCTGCGCTGCATCGCCGGCTTCCTCTCCCCCGATTCCGGGGCCATCCGGATCGGCGGGGAGGACGTGACGCGGCTGCCGCCCCACCGGCGTCCGCTGAACACGGTGTTCCAGCACTACGCCCTGTTCCCGCACCTGAACATCCTCGACAACGTGGCCTACGGGCCGCGCCGTCACGGGGTGGCACGGGGCGAGGCGCTGGAGCGCGCCCGCGAGGCGCTGGAACTGGTCGGGCTGGACTCCGCGGCGGGGCGCTTCCCGCGGGAGCTGTCGGGCGGCCAGCAGCAGCGCGTCGCCCTGGCGCGGGCCTTCGTCAACCGTCCGAAGCTCCTCCTGCTCGACGAGCCGCTGAGCGCGCTCGACCTGAAGCTGCGCAAGCGGATGCAGATCGAGCTGAAGCACCTCCAGGAGAAGCTCGGCATCGCCTTCGTGTTCGTGACCCACGACCAGGAGGAGGCGATGAGCATGGCCAACCGCATCGTCGTCATGAACCGCGGCGTGATCGAGCAGGTCGGCGACGGGCGGGCGATCTACACCCGTCCGGCCAGCCGCTTCGTCGCCGACTTCATCGGCGAGGCCAACCTGCTGCCGGGAACGGCGGAGGGCGACGCCGGGGTGCGTCTGGCGGTGGGGTCGGCGCTGCTGCCCCATCTCGGCGCCGACACGCGGCAGCGCTACACCGCGGTGCTGCGGCCCGAGCATGTCGAGCTGCTGAGCCAGCCGGAGGCGCCGGGCCTGATCACCGACCAGGGCTTCGTCGAGGACGTCATCGACACCGGCGGCCAGACCGTCGTGACGGTGCGCGTCGGCGAGCATCTGCTGGCCAGCCGCCGGCTGGGCATGGCGGGGGAGGGGCTGAATCCGGGGGCGCCGGTCTTCGTCGGCTTCCGTCCGGGGCACGTCCACATCATCGCCGAGCCGGCTTCGCACCGGTCCGGACCATGA
- a CDS encoding oxaloacetate decarboxylase encodes MTTPAQRLKTLLEAPGLHLMPCCFDALSARLIEQAGFRVSLMSGFAVSATRLGMPDTGLISFAEMLDQLRNVCQAAPGLLVIGDGDTGYGNAMNVQRTVRDYARAGAAAVLIEDQVSPKRCGHTKGKQVIGRAEARMKIRAAVDAARSGADDILILARTDARAVHGFDAALERCRDFVEEGADIIFMEAPHDAAEMAAFCAGVDRPAMANMVRGGQTPMLPPRELEALGFKLAAYPLTLMSAAIDAMRSALAAVADGREGHVAQADFEALKTLVGFPDYYEREQAYRAAE; translated from the coding sequence GTGACGACACCCGCACAACGCCTGAAAACGTTGCTGGAGGCTCCCGGCCTTCACCTGATGCCCTGCTGCTTCGACGCGCTGTCGGCGCGGCTGATCGAGCAGGCCGGTTTCCGCGTCAGCCTGATGAGCGGCTTCGCCGTCTCGGCGACCCGGCTGGGGATGCCCGACACCGGGCTGATCTCCTTCGCCGAGATGCTCGACCAGCTCCGCAACGTCTGTCAGGCGGCCCCCGGCCTGCTGGTGATCGGCGACGGCGACACCGGCTACGGCAACGCCATGAACGTGCAGCGCACCGTGCGCGACTACGCCCGCGCCGGCGCCGCCGCCGTGCTGATCGAGGATCAGGTCAGCCCCAAGCGCTGCGGCCACACCAAGGGCAAGCAGGTCATCGGGCGGGCGGAGGCGCGCATGAAGATCCGCGCCGCCGTCGATGCCGCCCGCTCGGGGGCCGACGACATCCTGATCCTGGCGCGCACCGACGCCCGCGCCGTGCACGGCTTCGACGCGGCGCTGGAGCGCTGCCGGGATTTCGTGGAGGAGGGCGCCGACATCATTTTCATGGAGGCCCCGCACGACGCGGCGGAAATGGCCGCCTTCTGCGCGGGCGTCGACCGCCCGGCCATGGCGAACATGGTGCGCGGCGGCCAGACGCCGATGCTGCCGCCGCGCGAGCTGGAGGCGCTGGGCTTCAAGCTCGCCGCCTATCCGCTGACCCTGATGTCGGCGGCCATCGACGCCATGCGCAGCGCCCTGGCCGCGGTGGCGGACGGGCGGGAGGGCCACGTGGCCCAGGCCGATTTCGAGGCGCTGAAGACCCTCGTCGGCTTCCCCGACTACTACGAGCGGGAACAGGCCTACCGGGCCGCCGAGTGA
- a CDS encoding ABC transporter substrate-binding protein, giving the protein MSFMTTMKRKAVLGAAAMGTAMGVALATLVPAQAEEITVTHWGVLMYGAPYAVAMEKGYYKEQGLDITGVLTSKGGGTTMRNVMAAPMPYGEVALSAAVAAINQGIDVRIIHTGVRTAGEILWVTKPDSPVKTAKDLDGKKVAFTSPKSVTDMLLTMVKDKHGITVDGVSAGGIGGGLTMLEQGGVAAAPVMDPIWARVQNKYRMVFAVETELPTMVQTVGVTTPEFAAKNGDKLKKLIEARRKGVDFVYANPEETAKIMTKYYDIDEAVALQALKNLATIKYWSAGDFEYDGMNNLIKGLEIIGEVKGQVDWSKHVDASFLK; this is encoded by the coding sequence ATGTCGTTCATGACCACGATGAAGCGCAAGGCGGTCCTGGGGGCGGCGGCCATGGGGACGGCCATGGGAGTGGCGCTCGCCACCCTCGTCCCGGCGCAGGCCGAGGAGATCACGGTCACCCATTGGGGCGTCCTGATGTACGGCGCGCCCTACGCCGTTGCCATGGAGAAGGGCTACTACAAGGAGCAGGGGCTGGACATCACCGGCGTCCTGACCTCCAAGGGCGGCGGCACGACCATGCGCAACGTCATGGCGGCGCCGATGCCCTATGGCGAGGTCGCCCTGTCGGCGGCGGTGGCGGCGATCAACCAGGGGATCGACGTGCGCATCATCCACACCGGCGTGCGCACCGCGGGCGAGATCCTGTGGGTGACCAAGCCGGACTCCCCGGTCAAGACCGCCAAGGACCTGGACGGCAAGAAGGTCGCCTTCACCAGCCCGAAGTCGGTCACCGACATGCTGCTGACCATGGTGAAGGACAAGCACGGCATCACGGTGGACGGCGTGTCCGCGGGCGGCATCGGCGGCGGCCTGACCATGCTGGAGCAGGGCGGGGTGGCCGCCGCCCCGGTGATGGACCCGATCTGGGCGCGCGTGCAGAACAAGTACCGCATGGTCTTCGCGGTCGAGACCGAGCTGCCCACCATGGTGCAGACCGTGGGCGTCACCACGCCGGAATTCGCCGCGAAGAACGGCGACAAGCTGAAGAAGCTGATCGAGGCGCGGCGCAAGGGGGTGGACTTCGTCTACGCCAACCCCGAAGAGACCGCCAAGATCATGACGAAATACTACGACATCGACGAGGCGGTCGCGCTGCAGGCGCTGAAGAATCTGGCGACCATCAAATACTGGAGCGCCGGCGACTTCGAGTATGACGGCATGAACAACCTGATCAAGGGCCTGGAGATCATCGGCGAGGTCAAGGGCCAGGTCGATTGGTCGAAGCATGTCGACGCCTCGTTCCTGAAATAA
- a CDS encoding ABC transporter substrate-binding protein yields the protein MTHTRAATRTVSRFAALTAVLAAGVSLYALPAAAQGEIRVAWYGGNWGEAFRTCVAEPFTKATGVRVVPEIGTSTVTFAKLQQQKDAPTLDVAYMDGGISEMAQGAGVLDAIDPTGVPNLAKALPEAIYKADGSIFAVGSGYYSLGLTYNTKEIKTPPTSWNDLWKPEFADTVTIPSPANSSGVPFVMFLNRMWGNPPGDLSKTFEKLKTLKTALYFDSSGAASNAYQSGEAIIGAHFNVGAWDLADKGLPIGFAVPKEGVWATDARLHLVKNAPHKADAQRFIDTALTPEASACLAEKLYLGPAVQNVSVSPDVERKLPWGVGGSVKNLQLFNWADINRDRAAITDAWNRELARQ from the coding sequence ATGACCCATACGCGCGCCGCCACCCGCACCGTCTCACGCTTTGCCGCCCTGACCGCCGTCCTGGCGGCCGGGGTTTCCCTGTACGCCCTGCCGGCCGCGGCCCAGGGCGAGATCCGCGTCGCCTGGTACGGCGGCAACTGGGGCGAGGCCTTCCGCACCTGCGTCGCCGAGCCCTTCACCAAGGCGACCGGCGTCCGCGTCGTTCCGGAGATCGGCACCTCGACCGTGACCTTCGCCAAGCTGCAGCAGCAGAAGGACGCGCCGACGCTCGACGTCGCCTACATGGACGGCGGCATCAGCGAGATGGCGCAGGGGGCGGGCGTGCTGGACGCCATCGACCCGACGGGCGTGCCGAACCTGGCGAAGGCGTTGCCGGAGGCGATCTACAAGGCGGACGGGTCGATCTTCGCCGTCGGGTCCGGCTATTACTCGCTCGGCCTGACCTACAACACCAAGGAGATCAAGACCCCGCCGACCTCGTGGAACGACCTGTGGAAGCCGGAGTTCGCAGACACGGTGACGATCCCGTCGCCGGCCAACTCCTCCGGCGTGCCCTTCGTCATGTTCCTGAACCGGATGTGGGGCAACCCGCCGGGCGACCTGTCCAAGACCTTCGAGAAGCTGAAGACGCTGAAGACCGCGCTCTACTTCGACAGCTCGGGGGCGGCCAGCAACGCCTACCAGAGCGGCGAGGCGATCATCGGCGCGCATTTCAACGTCGGCGCCTGGGATCTGGCGGACAAGGGCCTGCCCATCGGCTTCGCCGTCCCGAAGGAAGGCGTCTGGGCCACCGACGCCCGCCTGCATCTGGTGAAGAACGCCCCGCACAAGGCCGACGCCCAGCGCTTCATCGACACCGCCCTGACCCCGGAAGCGTCGGCCTGTCTGGCGGAGAAGCTCTATCTCGGCCCGGCGGTGCAGAACGTGTCGGTGTCGCCGGACGTCGAGCGCAAGCTGCCCTGGGGTGTCGGCGGGTCGGTCAAGAACCTCCAGCTCTTCAACTGGGCGGACATCAACCGCGACCGCGCGGCGATCACCGACGCCTGGAACCGCGAACTCGCCCGCCAGTGA
- a CDS encoding ABC transporter permease codes for MIARLLLRVVSWSVMAYLILPLLVIVGSSFTATSYLAFPPQGLTLDWYGRMLADNSYLAAFGTSTLLALVATAAALLLGVPAALAIARCEFPGKKFLLSLLMSPLVLPHVVLGAALLQYCAALGLMRSFTALLVGHIVIIMPFVLRSVLPQLTPEQRALEEASADLGARPMETFFLVTLPQIRSGLASGAIFAFISSWINVELSIFNTTAEMTTIPVKLFNYVQYTIDPVIAAVSSITIGVAALAIILLDLTVGLHLLSDRR; via the coding sequence ATGATCGCCCGGCTTCTTCTGCGGGTGGTGTCCTGGTCGGTGATGGCCTACCTGATCCTGCCGCTCCTGGTCATCGTCGGCTCCTCCTTCACCGCCACCAGCTACCTCGCCTTCCCGCCGCAGGGGCTGACGCTCGACTGGTACGGGCGGATGCTCGCCGACAATTCCTATCTGGCGGCCTTCGGCACCAGCACCCTGCTGGCCCTGGTCGCCACGGCGGCGGCCCTGCTGCTCGGCGTTCCGGCGGCGCTGGCCATCGCCCGCTGCGAGTTTCCGGGCAAGAAGTTCCTGCTGTCGCTGCTGATGTCGCCGCTGGTCCTGCCGCACGTCGTGCTGGGCGCCGCCCTGCTGCAGTACTGCGCGGCGCTGGGCCTGATGCGCAGCTTCACGGCGCTGCTGGTCGGGCACATCGTCATCATCATGCCCTTCGTCCTGCGCTCCGTCCTGCCGCAGCTGACGCCGGAGCAGCGGGCGCTGGAGGAGGCCTCCGCCGACCTGGGCGCCCGCCCGATGGAGACCTTCTTCCTCGTCACGCTGCCGCAGATCCGCAGCGGCCTGGCGAGCGGCGCGATCTTCGCCTTCATCTCCTCCTGGATCAACGTCGAGTTGAGCATCTTCAACACCACGGCGGAGATGACGACCATCCCGGTCAAGCTCTTCAACTACGTCCAGTACACGATCGACCCGGTCATCGCCGCGGTGTCCTCCATCACCATCGGCGTGGCGGCCCTGGCGATCATCCTCCTCGACCTCACCGTCGGGCTGCACCTTCTGTCGGACCGGCGCTGA
- a CDS encoding ABC transporter permease, which produces MSAAMNRALPLLAAPVAFFVAFFAVPMIVVVSSSLMAGGVPSLGNYARVLFDQYHWDVLAATFRIAGLTTVACALLGYPLAYYLVRVVKSPALRRTCVILLVLPLFTSNIVRSFGWMVLLGRNGLVNDALVGVGILDRPMRFLGTELGIVIGLVYILLPFIVLAVGNALAAVDPALEDASSDLGATPFDTFRTVTFPLCLPGLMSGIVMVFTLAVSAYVTPALLSGGKITVFPMLIFQQYSTVFDVNYGGALSMTLLVMTLVLVGLAGWIGNAGASATGRKAQ; this is translated from the coding sequence ATGAGCGCCGCCATGAACCGAGCCTTGCCCCTGCTGGCGGCCCCGGTCGCCTTCTTCGTCGCCTTCTTCGCCGTTCCGATGATCGTGGTCGTGTCGTCCAGCCTGATGGCGGGCGGCGTGCCGTCCCTCGGCAACTACGCGCGGGTGCTGTTCGACCAGTATCACTGGGACGTGCTGGCGGCGACCTTCCGCATCGCCGGGCTGACCACGGTGGCCTGCGCGCTGCTCGGCTACCCGCTGGCCTATTATCTGGTGCGGGTGGTCAAGTCGCCGGCGCTGCGGCGGACCTGCGTCATCCTGCTGGTGCTGCCGCTGTTCACCAGCAACATCGTCCGCTCCTTCGGCTGGATGGTGCTGCTGGGGCGCAACGGCCTCGTCAACGACGCGCTGGTCGGGGTCGGCATCCTGGACCGTCCGATGCGCTTCCTCGGCACCGAGCTGGGCATCGTGATCGGGCTGGTCTACATCCTGCTGCCCTTCATCGTGCTGGCCGTCGGCAACGCGCTGGCCGCGGTGGACCCGGCGCTGGAGGACGCCTCCTCCGACCTCGGCGCCACGCCCTTCGACACCTTCCGGACGGTCACCTTTCCGCTCTGCCTGCCGGGGCTGATGTCGGGGATCGTCATGGTCTTCACCCTGGCGGTCAGCGCCTACGTCACGCCGGCCCTGCTCAGCGGCGGCAAGATCACGGTCTTCCCCATGCTGATCTTCCAGCAGTACAGCACGGTCTTCGACGTGAACTACGGCGGCGCGCTCAGCATGACGCTGCTGGTCATGACCCTGGTCCTGGTCGGTCTGGCCGGCTGGATCGGCAACGCCGGGGCCAGCGCAACGGGGAGGAAAGCCCAATGA